The proteins below come from a single Cannabis sativa cultivar Pink pepper isolate KNU-18-1 chromosome 3, ASM2916894v1, whole genome shotgun sequence genomic window:
- the LOC133036303 gene encoding uncharacterized protein LOC133036303, whose product MENCFPELTYEVKKTLSSVGLKMRRFMHVPMIAFCTVKSMPTWTLVQNVVCHGTSRTRVRRSEKLIPEKVLWYLPFIPRLKRFYRSAETSENLLWHEKRRMKDGKLRHPADSQAWKKVNYLNPDFAAEPRHLRLGLLADGVNPHRSLSSRHSSWPVFLVMYNLPPWLVMKRKFTMLSLMISGPKQPGHDIDVYLAPLVDDLKELYEDGVDAYDGFKKEVLKLKVVLLLTVSDFPAYSNLSGLSTKGYEEGEVAPLPLSGRQILEEVEKIDFKYGKGKKKRNPNGCFQRKLIFFCLPYWKDLLVRHCLDVMHIEKNVCESIVGTLLDIPGKSKDGLSSRLDLVELGIRHSLAPVDKGKHTYLPPAAFTLSKEEKQAVCNSFAKMKVPDGYSSNVRNLVCMEELKLMGMKSHDCHTLMQQLLPIAIRSVLPKKVRQTLTKVCIFFNQLCGKELEMKKLNSLHDDIVKTLCNLEKYFPPSFFDIMIHLMVHLVREAKLCGPVWAR is encoded by the exons ATGGAAAATTGCTTTCCAGAGTTGACATATGAGGTGAAGAAAACTTTAAGTTCGGTAGGGTTGAAGATGAGAAGATTCATGCATGTCCCAATGATTGCATTTTGTACCGTAAAGAGCATGCCCACATGGACACTTGTCCAGAATGTGGTTTGCCACGGTACAAGCCGAACAAGAGTAAGGAGATCCGAAAAACTTATTCCAGAGAAAGTCTTGTGGTACTTGCCTTTCATTCCGCGACTCAAGCGGTTCTATCGAAGTGCAGAAACTTCTGAAAACTTATTATGGCACGAGAAAAGGCGAATGAAAGACGGTAAACTCCGACATCCTGCTGATTCAcaagcttggaaaaaagtaAATTATTTGAATCCAGACTTCGCAGCTGAACCAAGACATCTACGGCTTGGTCTATTAGCCgatggagtaaatccacatagatctcttAGCAGCCGACATAGTTCATGGCCTGTGTTCCTTGTTATGTACAACCTTCCTCCTTGGTTGGTGATGAAAAGGAAATTTACGATGTTATCGCTAATGATTTCAGGGCCTAAACAGCCGGGACATGATATCGATGTTTATTTGGCACCGTTAGTTGATGACTTGAAAGAGTTGTATGAAGATGGTGTTGATGCATACGATGGTTTTAAGAAAGAAGTTTTAAAGTTGAAGGTTGTGCTGTTGTTGACTGTTAGTGATTTCCCTGCGTATAGTAATCTATCAGGGTTGAGCACAAAAGGCTATGAAG AAGGAGAAGTTGCACCTTTGCCACTTTCAGGGCGACAAATTCTTGAAGAAGTTGAGAAAATAGATTTCAAGTATGGAAAGGGCAAGAAAAAGAGAAACCCCAATGgatgttttcaaagaaaattgaTTTTCTTCTGTCTTCCATACTGGAAAGATTTACTTGTTAGACATTGTTTGGATGTCATGCACATAGAAAAGAATGTGTGTGAAAGCATTGTCGGTACGTTACTTGACATCCCTGGTAAAAGCAAAGATGGTTTGTCTAGTCGTTTAGACCTTGTTGAGTTGGGTATAAGACACAGTTTGGCACCTGTGGATAAAGGCAAACATACATATTTACCTCCCGCAGCTTTCACATTGTCTAAAGAAGAGAAACAAGCCGTATGCAACTCATTCGCAAAGATGAAAGTGCCTGATGGGTATTCATCTAACGTTCGAAACTTAGTGTGTATGGAAGAATTAAAGTTAATGGGTATGAAATCGCATGATTGTCACACGTTAATGCAACAATTACTTCCAATTGCCATTCGATCAGTCTTACCTAAAAAAGTTCGACAAACTTTGACAAAGGTTTGCATATTCTTTAATCAATTGTGTGGGAAAGAATTAGAAATGAAGAAATTGAATTCATTGCATGATGACATAGTTAAAACTCTATGCAATCTTGAAAAATATTTCCCTCCATCATTCTTTGACATCATGATACATTTGATGGTCCATCTAGTAAGAGAAGCGAAGTTGTGTGGGCCAGTTTGGGCGAGATAG
- the LOC133036304 gene encoding uncharacterized protein LOC133036304: MVNVSRSELDQAHLLVLENNPEVQPYITDHLELLQSMIPTKVKNKQRWVLEEHRKTFIGWLKNTILAIDHGVSKELEYISFGPDTQVIKHHAYIVGGKRFHTKERDDARTVQNSGVSIVAEAMHFASAKDRNPVQSPMTYYGVVDEIWELDYGLLRIPLLKCSWVENKGGVRTDELGFTLLFYGHQSDNI, from the exons ATGGTGAATGTATCTAGATCAGAATTGGATCAAGCTCATTTGCTTGTGCTTGAGAATAACCCTGAAGTCCAACCATATATAAC TGATCACTTGGAATTATTACAATCAATGATTCCAACTAAGGTCAAGAATAAACAGAGATGGGTACTAGAGGAGCATCGTAAAACATTTATTGGATGGTTAAAGAATACCATTCTAGCTATTGATCATGGTGTGTCGAAAGAGTTAGAATACATATCGTTTGGACCAGATACTCAAGTAATAAAGCATCATGCTTACATTGTGGGGGGAAAAAGATTTCATACAAAGGAAAGAGATGATGCTCGAACAGTTCAAAATAGTGGAGTAAGTATTGTTGCAGAAGCAATGCATTTTGCATCAGCAAAGGACAGAAACCCGGTGCAATCCCCTATGACATATTACGGGGTTGTTGATGAAATTTGGGAGCTTGATTATGGATTGCTTCGAATTCCACTTCTTAAATGCTCTTGGGTGGAGAATAAAGGCGGAGTTAGAACAGACGAACTTGGTTTCACTTTG TTGTTTTACGGACACCAGAGCGACAATATTTAG